A genomic region of Palaemon carinicauda isolate YSFRI2023 chromosome 11, ASM3689809v2, whole genome shotgun sequence contains the following coding sequences:
- the fbp gene encoding fructose-1,6-bisphosphatase 1: MASQAIDTDSMTLTRFTLAEQKRVPHATGDLTQLLVSIQTAVKAISSAVRKAGIAKLYGMAGEVNVQGEEVKKLDVLANDLFINMLSSSFTTCLLVSEENQTVIEVEKDRQGKYIVCFDPLDGSSNIDCLVSIGSIFSIYKKASTGDPSVNDALQPGNKLVAAGYALYGSATMMVISTGDGVNGFMLDPSIGEFVLTDPNMRVKEKGKIYSLNEGYANLWDPAVKEYVTGKKAKKAGARYIGSMVADVHRTLKYGGIFMYPATSDAPKGKLRLLYECNPMAYLMEQAGGKATNGKINILDIVPTDIHQRSPIFLGSSGDVQEIIDLYKKHNL, encoded by the exons ATGGCATCCCAAGCAATCGATACCGATTCCATGACACTGACAAGATTCACTTTGGCAGAGCAAAAGCGAGTACCCCATGCTACAGGAGATCTCACACAATTGTTAGTGAGCATACAAACTGCCGTCAAGGCCATTTCTTCAGCGGTCAGGAAAGCCGGCATTGCCAAATT atatgGCATGGCCGGCGAAGTGAATGTGCAAGGAGAAGAGGTGAAAAAGCTGGATGTATTGGCCAACGACCTCTTCATCAACATGCTCTCGTCGTCCTTCACTACCTGCCTTCTCGTCTCGGAGGAAAACCAGACTGTCATTGAG GTTGAAAAGGATCGGCAGGGAAAGTACATTGTTTGCTTTGACCCACTGGATGGTTCTTCAAACATTGATTGCTTGGTGTCCATtggttcaatattttccatatacaa GAAAGCTTCCACTGGTGATCCATCTGTGAATGACGCTTTGCAGCCAGGCAACAAATTAGTAGCAGCCGGGTATGCTTTGTATGGTTCAGCAACTATGATGGTCATTTCAACAGGCGATGGAGTTAATGGGTTCATGCTAGATCCT AGCATTGGAGAATTTGTCTTGACTGACCCAAACATGAGagtcaaagaaaaaggaaaaatttacaGCTTGAACGAAGGTTACGCAAATCTCTGGGACCCAGCAGTTAAAGAATATGTAACGGGGAAAAAG GCAAAGAAAGCTGGTGCTCGTTACATTGGCTCAATGGTTGCTGATGTTCATCGTACTCTAAAATACGGTGGAATCTTTATGTACCCTGCAACTTCCGATGCACCAAAGGGGAAG TTGAGACTTTTGTACGAATGCAACCCAATGGCTTATTTGATGGAGCAAGCTGGTGGCAAGGCAACCAATGGTAAAATTAACATCTTGG